One window from the genome of Micromonospora aurantiaca ATCC 27029 encodes:
- a CDS encoding Imm32 family immunity protein has translation MKILFYPASGEVDISGTAGEYHALAALIVAGSGGHAAEPDATDDFGGTALSGLQVSTAAHRMVLISIDDARGLLQISGASAPLAVLASNVEAMAADQGGGHLHIDYFPDHPYLAPTSVSLIVNSPHGGMPTR, from the coding sequence ATGAAGATCCTTTTCTATCCAGCGTCCGGTGAAGTCGACATCTCCGGAACCGCCGGTGAATACCACGCCTTGGCCGCGCTGATCGTGGCCGGAAGCGGAGGCCATGCTGCGGAGCCTGACGCCACGGACGACTTCGGCGGCACCGCACTCTCCGGCCTCCAGGTCTCGACCGCAGCCCACCGCATGGTCCTCATCTCGATAGACGACGCACGCGGTCTTCTCCAGATTTCCGGCGCCTCCGCCCCGCTGGCCGTCCTCGCGTCGAACGTCGAGGCAATGGCGGCCGACCAGGGCGGCGGCCACCTGCACATCGACTACTTCCCGGATCACCCCTACCTAGCCCCGACATCGGTCAGCTTGATCGTCAACAGCCCTCACGGTGGCATGCCGACGCGGTAG
- a CDS encoding peroxiredoxin, with protein sequence MPIEVGAEAPDFLLKDQNNQEVRLSDLRGSKTVLLVFYPLAFTGICQGELCEVRDNLNEYVNDDVQVLTVSVDSVYAHKIWADREGYQFPLLSDFWPHGAVAQAYGVFNDVAGIANRGTFVIDKAGVVRFAEMNMPGEARDQQGWRKALAEAVAA encoded by the coding sequence ATGCCCATCGAGGTTGGCGCCGAGGCGCCCGACTTCCTGCTCAAGGACCAGAACAACCAGGAGGTCCGGCTCTCCGACCTCCGCGGTAGCAAGACCGTGCTGCTGGTCTTCTACCCGCTCGCCTTCACCGGCATCTGCCAGGGCGAGCTGTGCGAGGTGCGGGACAACCTCAACGAGTACGTCAACGACGACGTCCAGGTGCTGACCGTCAGCGTCGACTCCGTGTACGCCCACAAGATCTGGGCCGACCGGGAGGGCTACCAGTTCCCGCTGCTGTCCGACTTCTGGCCGCACGGCGCGGTGGCGCAGGCGTACGGCGTCTTCAACGACGTCGCGGGCATCGCCAACCGGGGCACCTTCGTCATCGACAAGGCCGGCGTGGTCCGGTTCGCCGAGATGAACATGCCCGGCGAGGCGCGCGACCAGCAGGGCTGGCGCAAGGCACTGGCCGAGGCCGTCGCCGCCTGA
- a CDS encoding DUF3052 domain-containing protein, translating into MSATAGQADGVRSLADRFGIEPGMVVMEMGYDDDVDTDLRDALTDRCGELVDEDTDEVVDAVLVWHRDGDGDLFELLVDALGPLADNGVVWLLTPKAGRDGHVEPSEVAESAQTAGLQQTSTINAGRDWSGARLVMRRGSKSKK; encoded by the coding sequence GTGAGCGCGACCGCTGGCCAGGCCGACGGGGTACGCAGCCTGGCGGACCGGTTCGGTATCGAGCCGGGCATGGTCGTCATGGAGATGGGCTACGACGACGACGTCGACACCGATCTCCGGGACGCCCTGACCGACCGCTGTGGGGAACTCGTCGACGAGGACACCGACGAGGTGGTCGACGCGGTTCTGGTCTGGCACCGCGACGGCGACGGTGACCTGTTCGAGCTCCTCGTCGACGCCCTCGGGCCGCTCGCGGACAACGGCGTGGTCTGGCTCCTGACCCCGAAGGCCGGCCGCGACGGTCACGTCGAGCCGAGCGAGGTCGCGGAGAGCGCGCAGACCGCCGGGCTCCAGCAGACCTCCACCATCAACGCCGGCCGCGACTGGAGCGGGGCCCGCCTCGTCATGCGTCGCGGGTCCAAGAGCAAGAAGTAG
- a CDS encoding transketolase C-terminal domain-containing protein: protein MTTPHDLDDRLRAELAALGAPDQRRDLGEPLPDGGALTGAQALALFDAQLTSRLLDLAGRWLSGFGEGYFTVESAGHEGDAAVAAALRPTDPALLHARSGAFYCLRAAQAASAFPAPEPGRSWNESAPTGAVSYQDLEGPGAGETEAGSLPVGAGIVVDADGDATVVVPDLPQPAPDDAFAAAARDVLRGIVASAEEPAAGGRAKVFGRADLAVVPTTSAAGSHLPRAVGLGLALERLRRGTRPADGEAEAAPWPADAVVVCAFDDGAADHAAATAALNTTGWYDHTGLRIPVLFVCADGGTSAEGWVAATLRARPGIRYFAADGTDVAATYRVAAEAAEWVRRQRRPAVLHLSAVRLMEQGDGDAARDPLLATARLLVTSGYASGEELLARYDERGWQLRRVAEEVLDEPKLASPVEIVRELAPRRPVRVSRAVAEAAAHAAGPGAGARAEAFGGKPPELTGPLTLAQSINAALADGMLDYPGTAVFGHDVAAQGGVYGVTEGLRDRFGAARVFDTLPDATSILGLGLGAGLAGLLPVPEIRHLTSLHGAEDQLRGEAATMRFLSRGEFRNPMVVRVPGLASPEGLGGHDRNDDSLGALRDVPGLVVAVPARPDDAAPMLRTCLAAARVDGSVCVFVEPIALYHVRDLYTDGDDEWTAEYAEPGTWADRHVPIGRARVYGIGSAEDLTIITFGNGVRMSLRAAATLAEEGVGSRVVDLRWLAPLPVADIIRESSATGRVLVVDETRRTGGVGEGVLSALVDTGYVGAARRVAALDSFVPLGPAARQVLVSAEAITQGARTLLAR, encoded by the coding sequence GTGACCACCCCGCACGATCTCGACGACCGGCTCCGAGCCGAACTGGCCGCGCTCGGGGCGCCCGACCAGCGGCGCGACCTGGGCGAACCGCTGCCCGACGGCGGTGCGTTGACCGGGGCGCAGGCGCTGGCCCTGTTCGACGCGCAGCTGACCAGCCGGCTGCTCGACCTGGCCGGGCGGTGGCTGTCGGGCTTCGGTGAGGGGTACTTCACTGTCGAGTCGGCCGGTCACGAGGGCGACGCCGCGGTGGCAGCCGCGCTGCGGCCGACCGATCCCGCGCTGCTGCACGCCCGCTCCGGCGCGTTCTACTGCCTGCGCGCCGCCCAGGCCGCCAGCGCCTTCCCCGCCCCGGAACCGGGAAGATCTTGGAACGAAAGTGCCCCTACGGGGGCCGTTTCCTACCAAGATCTCGAAGGGCCGGGCGCGGGGGAGACGGAGGCGGGGAGTCTTCCCGTGGGCGCCGGGATCGTCGTGGACGCGGACGGGGACGCGACTGTCGTCGTACCCGATCTGCCGCAGCCCGCGCCCGACGACGCGTTCGCGGCGGCGGCGCGCGACGTGCTGCGCGGCATCGTCGCCTCCGCCGAGGAGCCCGCGGCCGGCGGGCGGGCGAAGGTCTTCGGCCGCGCCGACCTGGCGGTCGTGCCGACCACGTCGGCCGCCGGTTCGCACCTGCCGCGCGCCGTCGGCCTGGGGCTGGCGCTGGAGCGGCTGCGCCGCGGCACGCGGCCCGCCGACGGCGAGGCCGAGGCGGCGCCCTGGCCCGCCGACGCCGTGGTGGTCTGCGCCTTCGACGACGGCGCGGCCGACCACGCCGCGGCCACGGCCGCGTTGAACACGACCGGCTGGTACGACCACACCGGCCTGCGCATCCCGGTGCTGTTCGTCTGCGCCGACGGCGGCACCTCCGCCGAGGGCTGGGTGGCCGCCACGCTGCGGGCCCGGCCTGGCATCAGGTACTTCGCCGCCGACGGCACGGACGTGGCCGCGACCTACCGGGTCGCGGCGGAGGCGGCGGAGTGGGTACGCCGGCAGCGCCGGCCCGCCGTGCTGCACCTGAGCGCGGTCCGCCTGATGGAGCAGGGTGACGGCGACGCGGCCCGCGACCCGCTGCTGGCCACCGCGCGGCTGCTGGTGACCTCCGGGTACGCCAGTGGCGAGGAACTGCTGGCCCGCTACGACGAGCGGGGCTGGCAACTGCGCCGCGTCGCCGAGGAGGTGCTGGACGAGCCGAAGCTCGCCTCCCCGGTCGAGATCGTGCGGGAGCTGGCGCCGCGCCGGCCGGTGCGGGTGTCCCGCGCGGTCGCCGAGGCGGCGGCGCACGCGGCCGGGCCGGGCGCGGGAGCGCGGGCGGAGGCGTTCGGCGGCAAGCCGCCGGAGCTGACCGGCCCGCTCACGCTGGCGCAGAGCATCAACGCCGCGCTCGCCGACGGCATGCTCGACTACCCCGGGACGGCGGTGTTCGGCCACGACGTGGCCGCACAGGGTGGGGTGTACGGCGTGACCGAGGGGCTGCGGGACCGGTTCGGGGCGGCGCGCGTGTTCGACACGCTGCCGGACGCGACCTCGATCCTCGGGCTCGGGCTGGGCGCCGGGCTGGCCGGTCTGCTGCCGGTGCCCGAGATCCGCCACCTCACATCGCTGCACGGCGCCGAGGACCAGCTCCGCGGCGAGGCGGCCACCATGCGGTTCCTGTCCCGGGGCGAGTTCCGCAACCCGATGGTGGTGCGGGTGCCCGGCCTGGCGAGCCCGGAAGGACTCGGCGGCCACGACCGCAACGACGACTCGCTGGGGGCGCTGCGGGACGTGCCGGGGCTGGTGGTGGCCGTGCCGGCCCGGCCGGACGACGCCGCGCCGATGCTGCGGACCTGCCTGGCGGCGGCCCGGGTGGACGGCAGCGTCTGCGTGTTCGTGGAGCCGATCGCGCTCTACCACGTGCGCGACCTGTACACGGACGGTGACGACGAGTGGACCGCCGAGTACGCCGAGCCGGGCACCTGGGCGGACCGGCACGTGCCGATCGGGCGGGCTCGCGTCTACGGGATCGGCTCCGCCGAGGACCTCACCATCATCACGTTCGGTAACGGGGTGCGGATGTCGCTGCGTGCCGCCGCCACGCTGGCCGAGGAGGGCGTGGGCAGCCGGGTGGTGGACCTGCGCTGGCTGGCCCCGCTGCCGGTGGCCGACATCATCCGGGAGTCCTCGGCGACCGGCCGGGTGCTGGTGGTGGACGAGACGCGGCGAACCGGCGGGGTGGGCGAGGGCGTCCTGTCCGCGCTCGTCGACACCGGGTACGTGGGCGCTGCACGCCGCGTAGCCGCACTTGACTCGTTTGTACCATTAGGTCCGGCTGCCCGTCAGGTTCTGGTCTCCGCGGAAGCCATCACCCAGGGTGCCCGTACGCTGCTGGCACGGTAA
- a CDS encoding MarR family winged helix-turn-helix transcriptional regulator, which produces MAQSTVPTVRDRADLAGETVRRILHVAAALRHHQDEGIAALGLTPAVARALHELDPDRPLPARDLAEQLGCDRSNVTGLADKLEQAGLVERRTDPADRRQKALVVTGRGRQVRDRVRQVMSDSRLLDALSTDELATLRDLVLKVSDGGCPQECGQV; this is translated from the coding sequence ATGGCGCAATCCACCGTTCCCACCGTCCGTGACCGGGCGGACCTGGCCGGGGAGACCGTGCGCCGGATCCTGCACGTCGCCGCCGCGTTGCGGCACCACCAGGACGAGGGGATCGCGGCACTGGGCCTCACCCCGGCGGTCGCCAGGGCGCTGCACGAGCTGGACCCGGACCGCCCGCTCCCGGCCCGTGACCTCGCCGAGCAGCTCGGCTGCGACAGGTCCAACGTCACCGGCCTGGCCGACAAGCTGGAGCAGGCCGGGCTGGTGGAACGGCGTACCGATCCGGCCGACCGGCGGCAGAAGGCGCTCGTGGTCACCGGGCGGGGGCGGCAGGTACGCGACCGGGTCCGCCAGGTGATGTCGGACTCCCGACTCCTCGACGCCCTGAGCACCGACGAACTGGCCACACTGCGGGACCTGGTGCTCAAGGTGTCCGACGGAGGCTGTCCGCAGGAGTGTGGCCAGGTCTGA
- a CDS encoding alkaline phosphatase D family protein, with protein MALSRRTILLSGAALGAAGAAAGLPVAAAASPGPLRRDPFTLGVASGDPDHEGFVLWTRLAPEPLAEDGLGGMPSRVVPVSWEVAADERFRHVVRRGVRLARPESAHSVHVELDGLLPGREYFYRFRAERWASPAGRTRTAPAPWSMPSALAMGFASCSQYEHGYFTAYRRLAETEPELILHLGDYQYEYAKDTYNVPGGNPRDHEGPETRTLANYRQRHAQYKTDTDLQAAHAVAPWVVVFDDHEVENNWADEVPEAPDPEFPARRAAAFQAYYENMPLRRTSIPRGIDMQLYRRVRWGRLATFHMLDTRQYRDDQACGDGYKSCAEASDPTRSITGAAQEAWLLDGFRRSEARWDLLGQQVFFAQRDNNSGPLTVTSMDAWDGYVASRDRITRGWTAAGVRNPVVLTGDVHAHWASDLKLDYADPTSRTVGSELVCSSITSTGDGADSPTGSHPWLAFNPHLRFQNNLRGYVRTTITPTELTADFDVLPYVSRPDAPAYTRATFVIEDRVPGLNLTHDRPPAAARTAAPGVDQGRQTVEAETVRP; from the coding sequence GTGGCTCTGTCCCGACGTACCATCCTGCTCAGCGGCGCGGCGCTCGGCGCCGCCGGCGCGGCAGCCGGCCTGCCGGTCGCGGCCGCCGCGTCGCCCGGCCCGCTGCGCCGCGACCCGTTCACGCTCGGCGTGGCCTCCGGCGACCCGGACCACGAGGGCTTCGTGCTCTGGACCCGGCTGGCGCCGGAGCCGCTGGCCGAGGACGGCCTGGGCGGCATGCCGTCGCGGGTCGTGCCGGTGTCCTGGGAGGTGGCCGCCGACGAGCGCTTCCGGCACGTGGTGCGCCGCGGCGTACGGCTGGCCCGGCCGGAGTCCGCGCACAGCGTGCACGTCGAACTGGACGGCCTGCTGCCCGGACGGGAGTACTTCTACCGGTTCCGGGCCGAACGCTGGGCGTCCCCGGCCGGGCGCACCCGCACCGCCCCGGCGCCGTGGTCGATGCCCTCCGCGCTCGCCATGGGCTTCGCCTCCTGCTCGCAGTACGAGCACGGCTACTTCACCGCGTACCGGCGGCTGGCCGAGACCGAGCCGGAGCTGATCCTGCACCTCGGCGACTACCAGTACGAGTACGCCAAGGACACGTACAACGTCCCCGGCGGCAACCCGCGCGACCACGAGGGCCCGGAGACCCGGACGCTGGCGAACTACCGGCAGCGGCACGCCCAGTACAAGACCGACACCGACCTCCAGGCGGCGCACGCGGTCGCGCCCTGGGTGGTGGTCTTCGACGACCACGAGGTGGAGAACAACTGGGCCGACGAGGTGCCCGAGGCGCCCGACCCGGAGTTCCCCGCACGGCGGGCGGCGGCGTTCCAGGCGTACTACGAGAACATGCCGCTGCGCCGCACCTCGATCCCGCGCGGCATCGACATGCAGCTCTACCGGCGGGTGCGCTGGGGCCGGCTGGCCACCTTCCACATGCTCGACACCCGGCAGTACCGGGACGACCAGGCGTGCGGTGACGGCTACAAGAGCTGCGCCGAGGCGTCCGACCCGACCCGCTCGATCACCGGCGCCGCGCAGGAGGCGTGGCTGCTGGACGGCTTCCGCCGTTCCGAGGCCCGCTGGGACCTGCTCGGCCAGCAGGTGTTCTTCGCCCAGCGGGACAACAACTCCGGTCCGCTGACGGTGACGAGCATGGACGCCTGGGACGGGTACGTCGCATCCCGGGACCGGATCACCCGGGGCTGGACGGCCGCCGGGGTGCGCAACCCGGTGGTGCTCACCGGCGACGTGCACGCGCACTGGGCCAGTGACCTGAAGCTGGACTACGCCGACCCGACCTCGCGCACCGTCGGCAGCGAGCTGGTCTGCTCGTCGATCACCTCGACCGGGGACGGCGCCGACTCGCCGACCGGCTCGCACCCGTGGCTGGCGTTCAACCCGCACCTGCGCTTCCAGAACAACCTTCGGGGGTACGTCCGCACCACGATCACCCCGACCGAGCTGACCGCCGACTTCGACGTCCTGCCGTACGTGAGCCGACCGGACGCGCCCGCGTACACCCGGGCCACGTTCGTGATCGAGGACCGCGTACCCGGGCTGAACCTGACCCACGACCGGCCGCCGGCCGCGGCGCGCACCGCCGCCCCCGGCGTCGACCAGGGCCGGCAGACGGTGGAGGCGGAGACGGTCCGCCCGTGA
- a CDS encoding secondary thiamine-phosphate synthase enzyme YjbQ produces MRSEVITVRTGSRPTVRDITSEAERFVSGAGDGLLHVFVPHATAGLAIIETGAGSDDDLLRALDDLLPTDDRWRHRHGSPGHGRDHVLPAFVPPYATLPVLGGRLQLGTWQSICLVDTNGDNPDRQVRFSFLAG; encoded by the coding sequence ATGCGCAGTGAGGTGATCACCGTCCGGACCGGCTCCCGGCCGACCGTCCGGGACATCACGAGCGAGGCCGAGCGGTTCGTGTCCGGGGCCGGCGACGGCCTGCTGCACGTCTTCGTCCCGCACGCCACCGCCGGGCTGGCGATCATCGAGACCGGTGCCGGCTCCGACGACGACCTGCTCCGGGCGCTCGACGACCTGCTCCCCACCGACGACAGGTGGCGGCACCGGCACGGCTCTCCCGGGCACGGCCGCGACCACGTGCTGCCGGCGTTCGTGCCGCCGTACGCGACGCTGCCGGTGCTCGGCGGGCGGCTCCAGCTCGGCACCTGGCAGTCGATCTGCCTGGTCGACACCAACGGCGACAACCCCGACCGTCAGGTGCGCTTCTCGTTCCTGGCCGGCTGA
- the aceE gene encoding pyruvate dehydrogenase (acetyl-transferring), homodimeric type, with protein sequence MATERKRPVITAGLPSQLPDIDPEETSEWVESLDGVIDERGTKRARYVMLRLLERARERQVGVPSLTTTDYINTIPPEREPWFPGDEHVERRLRAYIRWNAAMLVHRAQRPEIGVGGHISTFASSASLYEVGFNHFFRGKNHPGGGDQIFYQGHASPGMYARAFLEGRLSESQLDGFRQELSHPGGGLPSYPHPRLMPDFWEFPTVSMGLGPLNAIYQARFNRYLHHRGIKDTSQQHVWAFLGDGEMDEVESLGAIGVAAREELDNLTFVINCNLQRLDGPVRGNGKVMQELEAFFRGAGWNVIKVVWGREWDPLLAADTDGALVNLMNTTPDGDYQTYKAESGSYVREHFFGRDPRTRKMVEHLSDDEIWNLKRGGHDYRKLYAAYKAAMEHTGQPTVILAKTIKGWTLGSHFEGRNATHQMKKLTLEDLKLFRDRLYLDIPDKQLEENPYLPPYYTPGEKSDEIAYLKDRRQQLGGYLPTRSTARKTLAIPGTERFSDVKRGSGKQKVATTMAFVRLLKDIMKDKEFGKRWVPIIPDEARTFGMDSLFPTQKIYSPHGQRYTSVDRELFLSYKESTTGQILHEGINEAGSVASFTAAGTAYATHGEPMIPLYIFYSMFGFQRTGDGFWAAADQMARGFVLGATAGRTTLNGEGLQHEDGHSLLLAATNPAVVSYDAAFAFELAHIVENGLHRMYGEAQENIFYYLTIYNEPIFQPAEPEGVDVEGILKGIHRYSPAPQVGDDAPKANILASGTGMQWALKAQQLLAEDWGVSADVWSVTSWTELRRDAVECEEHNLLNPGEEPRVPYIARKLADADGPKVAVSDWMRAVPDLIARWVPGDYTSLGTDGFGMSDTRHALRRHFHVDAESVAVATLRQLALRGVVPAHVPADAARKYALDDVNAAPVGETGGDS encoded by the coding sequence GTGGCTACGGAACGCAAGCGCCCGGTGATCACCGCTGGTCTGCCGAGCCAGCTTCCGGACATCGACCCTGAAGAGACCAGCGAATGGGTCGAGTCACTCGACGGTGTCATCGACGAGCGCGGGACAAAGCGAGCCCGGTACGTCATGCTGCGCCTGCTGGAGCGGGCCCGCGAGCGGCAGGTCGGGGTGCCGTCACTGACCACCACCGACTACATCAACACGATCCCGCCGGAGCGCGAACCGTGGTTCCCGGGTGACGAGCACGTCGAGCGGCGGCTGCGGGCGTACATCAGGTGGAACGCCGCGATGCTGGTGCACCGGGCGCAGCGCCCGGAGATCGGCGTCGGTGGGCACATCTCCACGTTCGCCAGCTCGGCGTCCCTCTACGAGGTGGGCTTCAACCACTTCTTCCGGGGCAAGAACCACCCGGGCGGCGGTGACCAGATCTTCTACCAGGGTCACGCCTCCCCCGGCATGTACGCGCGGGCGTTCCTGGAGGGCCGGCTCAGCGAGAGCCAGCTCGACGGCTTCCGGCAGGAGCTGTCGCACCCCGGCGGCGGGCTCCCGTCGTACCCGCACCCGCGGCTGATGCCGGACTTCTGGGAGTTCCCCACCGTCTCCATGGGCCTCGGCCCGCTGAACGCGATCTACCAGGCGCGGTTCAACCGCTACCTGCACCACCGCGGCATCAAGGACACCTCCCAGCAGCACGTCTGGGCGTTCCTCGGCGACGGTGAGATGGACGAGGTCGAGTCGCTCGGCGCGATCGGCGTGGCCGCCCGCGAGGAGCTGGACAACCTCACCTTCGTGATCAACTGCAACCTCCAGCGCCTGGACGGACCGGTCCGCGGCAACGGCAAGGTCATGCAGGAGCTGGAGGCGTTCTTCCGGGGCGCCGGCTGGAACGTCATCAAGGTGGTCTGGGGCCGCGAGTGGGATCCGCTGCTCGCCGCGGACACCGACGGCGCGCTGGTCAACCTGATGAACACCACGCCCGACGGTGACTACCAGACCTACAAGGCGGAGTCCGGTTCGTACGTGCGGGAGCACTTCTTCGGCCGCGACCCGCGGACCCGCAAGATGGTCGAGCACCTGTCCGACGACGAGATCTGGAACCTCAAGCGGGGTGGCCACGACTACCGCAAGCTCTACGCGGCCTACAAGGCGGCGATGGAGCACACCGGCCAGCCGACGGTGATCCTCGCCAAGACGATCAAGGGCTGGACGCTCGGCTCGCACTTCGAGGGCCGCAACGCCACCCACCAGATGAAGAAGCTGACGCTGGAGGACCTGAAGCTCTTCCGCGACCGCCTCTACCTGGACATCCCGGACAAGCAGCTGGAGGAGAACCCGTACCTCCCGCCGTACTACACCCCGGGCGAGAAGTCCGACGAGATCGCGTACCTGAAGGACCGGCGTCAGCAGCTCGGCGGCTACCTGCCCACGCGCAGCACCGCGCGCAAGACGCTGGCCATCCCGGGCACCGAGCGGTTCTCCGACGTCAAGCGCGGGTCGGGCAAGCAGAAGGTCGCCACCACGATGGCGTTCGTCCGCCTGCTCAAGGACATCATGAAGGACAAGGAGTTCGGCAAGCGCTGGGTGCCGATCATCCCGGACGAGGCCCGTACCTTCGGTATGGACTCGCTGTTCCCGACCCAGAAGATCTACTCGCCGCACGGCCAGCGCTACACCTCGGTGGACCGAGAGCTGTTCCTGTCCTACAAGGAGTCGACCACCGGCCAGATCCTGCACGAGGGGATCAACGAGGCCGGTTCGGTGGCCTCGTTCACGGCCGCGGGCACGGCGTACGCCACCCACGGCGAGCCGATGATCCCGCTGTACATCTTCTACTCGATGTTCGGCTTCCAGCGCACGGGCGACGGGTTCTGGGCGGCGGCGGACCAGATGGCGCGGGGCTTCGTGCTCGGCGCGACAGCCGGCCGGACCACGCTCAACGGTGAGGGCCTCCAGCACGAGGACGGCCACTCGCTGCTGCTCGCCGCCACCAACCCGGCGGTGGTCTCCTACGACGCGGCGTTCGCCTTCGAGCTGGCGCACATCGTGGAGAACGGCCTGCACCGGATGTACGGCGAGGCGCAGGAGAACATCTTCTACTACCTCACCATCTACAACGAGCCGATCTTCCAGCCGGCCGAGCCGGAGGGCGTGGACGTCGAGGGCATCCTCAAGGGCATCCACCGCTACTCCCCCGCGCCGCAGGTCGGTGACGACGCGCCGAAGGCGAACATCCTCGCGTCCGGCACCGGTATGCAGTGGGCGCTCAAGGCCCAGCAGCTGCTCGCCGAGGACTGGGGCGTGTCCGCCGACGTGTGGTCGGTGACGTCCTGGACCGAGCTGCGCCGCGACGCGGTGGAGTGCGAGGAGCACAACCTGCTCAACCCGGGCGAGGAGCCGCGCGTGCCGTACATCGCGCGGAAGCTGGCCGACGCCGACGGGCCGAAGGTCGCTGTGAGCGACTGGATGCGCGCGGTGCCGGACCTGATCGCGCGCTGGGTGCCCGGGGACTACACCTCGCTCGGCACCGACGGCTTCGGCATGTCGGACACCCGGCACGCGCTGCGCCGCCACTTCCACGTGGACGCCGAGTCGGTGGCGGTCGCGACGCTGCGCCAGCTCGCGCTGCGCGGCGTGGTGCCGGCGCACGTGCCGGCCGACGCGGCCCGCAAGTACGCGCTGGACGACGTCAACGCCGCCCCGGTCGGCGAGACCGGCGGCGACAGCTGA
- a CDS encoding SRPBCC family protein — translation MILVERSAHVAAPVDVVWDVVQRAEQLPAWLAGVRAAEVLSGEGFGRRQLVQAGRGAAHEAEVIAFQEPTLIGWRERAKGAGARAEARTEIYVQLTPDEEGGGTVVRLIVVRWPAGPVKAALLRLGLRRVGADLEDSLARLTDLAAVG, via the coding sequence ATGATCCTCGTGGAACGAAGCGCGCACGTGGCGGCGCCGGTGGATGTGGTCTGGGACGTCGTGCAGCGCGCCGAGCAGCTGCCGGCCTGGCTGGCGGGAGTCCGCGCGGCCGAGGTCCTGTCCGGGGAGGGATTCGGGCGGCGGCAGCTGGTCCAGGCCGGACGCGGCGCCGCGCACGAGGCCGAGGTGATCGCCTTCCAGGAGCCGACCCTGATCGGCTGGCGCGAACGCGCGAAGGGCGCCGGCGCCCGGGCCGAGGCGCGCACCGAGATCTACGTCCAGCTGACCCCGGACGAGGAGGGTGGCGGCACCGTCGTACGCCTGATCGTCGTGCGGTGGCCCGCCGGACCCGTCAAGGCGGCCCTGCTCCGGCTCGGCCTGCGCCGGGTCGGCGCCGACCTGGAGGACTCGCTGGCCCGGCTGACCGACCTGGCCGCCGTCGGCTGA